In Lactuca sativa cultivar Salinas chromosome 5, Lsat_Salinas_v11, whole genome shotgun sequence, the DNA window CTAATTACTAGATATAATATGTATAGACAACGCGATCTAAACTTCTAATTGGAGTAAAACTCAATCTGATTGTTGGTAGAAAGAGCAGAGCTTCTCTTTCAGCCTTTCAGCGTCTATGATATTATCACCATGCACCTGGTCAACACAATGATGTATTAATATCACTATTTCCATAAAATATTAGTTAATTATGAAATTAGTATTGAAATAACCGATTGTTCATTGTGGCAAACAGCAGATCTATGACATAAGTatgcttgatatatatatatatatatatatatatatatatatatatatatatatatatatatatatatatatatatatatatatatatatatatatatatatatatataatcataagaTTTTACATGTTTCATAGTTTAAGCAAGTTAAGGTGGCACACCTACTTACTCGACATTGTGTGTATATAAAACTAAAATCATccttatagaaaaatatatactCAGTTTAGAAATTTTCCTCAAAATAATGACccatattagtttttttttaaacaaaaccaATTGTATCTTGAGAAGATTCCCTAAGTACTTTAATTTAGAATTGAGGTTGCTTTAAGAGAAGACATTTTTTCACTCTAGTGTAAGATTAATTAAAGAGATCACTGTTATGTACCTGAATATGTAGAGTGCTAAATAACATCCCTTCCCCCAACGATTTGAAGGTCGTTGAATTCAGCAAAACAAACCCATCTTGTTCCTCCTCTAAGTATTTTAAAACCTTTGACAAGAAGCCAATCTCCTTCCTCTTGTGTATATGATCCTTTGAAGAAATCAGTTGTATGACAGCTTTTTTGGCTCCTAAAACTCTTACAGAAGAAACAAATGATgaatttgtttcaatttttgcaTCTTTACCCATTTTGTTCTTCATGCCTTCTTCCGTCAAGTAAGCTTTTGATGATGAATACGATGAAAGCTTTTCCTTTTTACGTATTAATGTCTCTACTTCCTTTTGTAGTTCTGGTATGTACTTCAGTGCACGCGATACTGTTCCAGGGATACTTACTTTTTTCTGTGTGAAAAGAGAAATATTATAAGGCTGGGCCCACTGAAACATTAAGTACTTACAAGAGCTGATTTATATACAGCTTAAATGTTAGTCATGTGTTTGCACATGTGAGAATTATACATTTTTTCGACTGATTTTCTCACTAACATTTGAACAAGTTAAATGTACATGTAAGTACCTTTTGATCAGTGGAAATCGGTAGTAGTGAACGAATGAAAGCATACAAGTCGTTCACCCTCTTACGACGATGTCTTTCACTGGCATTATGATTGAGCTTCTTCACCACCATCAAAGGATTAGCGTAATCTTCATTCACAAGCCCTCCAGAAGAATTAGAATTTTCATTAGAAAAATCATGCTGGATATCTTCATATGTATGAAAACCAAGAAAAGATTTATATGAATTGGCTTCAACATCTATAGAAAGATCATTGCCATCAAGTTGAAAATGATTGGGTATGAGATCCTCAGAGGGCCATGCGAAGTTACTTGAGAAGAGAGGGGATAAAGCTTGCATCTTTTCTCTCTTTTTCAATTATAGGTAATAGTGTTTTGCAGAAAAAAAAGAATGGGAAGTTAGGATAATAAGTTGGTATATTTATATAATGATAACTAAATTAGCTAGGCATATCCTCTTGCATTataaaagtgaaatttacatCATCCTAGAAATTATATTATCCTCAAACTAACACACGCATTTTCGTTACAACTACAACTACATTTTTTAGTATAAGCAGATATAACTTAAttaacgaatatatatatatatatatatatatatatatatatatatatatatatatatatatatatatatatatatatatatatatatatatatatatatatataggttcaggttcatttgagaccattctaattttgtgagaccgtgagaccaaatctaaaaataattttaaaatccaaaataaatggaaaaatccaaaaattccttttttaaatgttattttcggaacttgaattaactaaaaaaaatataaaaaaaatataaaaaaaataaaaaaaaataaaaaaaaaatccgttttttttttgaaaaatacgtgaaatattctaaatagaatatttccctgacatattctaaaaaataattttaaaatgcaaaataaatggaaaaatctaaaaattctttttttaaatattattttcggaacttgaattaactaaaaaaaattaaaaaaaattaaaaaaaattaaaaaaaaattctattttttttgaaaaatacgtgaaatattctaaatagaatattacactgtacatattctaaaaataattttaaaatgcaaaataaatggaaaaatcaaaaaattctttttttaaatattattttcggaacatgaattaactaaaaaaaaataaaaaaaaaataaaaaaaaataaacaaatgcgtctcacggtctcacaaaatataagtggtctcaaatgaacctaaccctatatatatatatatatatatatatatatatatatatatatatatatatatatatatatatatatatattatatatatatatatatatatatatatatatatatatatatatatatatatatatatatatatatatatatatatatatatatatatatatatatatatatagtcgctAATGATTTCACACTTCACATGACTCGATCAGTATAGTAGCTAGTtggaataaataaaataaaaatcatagAATTTTATCAAGCAAATAAAATTCTTGGAAGATGGATTCACGTGCAGCTCGTACCATTCGGACCCTCTAGGTTACTTTTCAATTACAAGTTTAGCAAAAGGTATGTGGCATAAGTGTGTCCTTGGCTTTTATTTTACATATGTTGTACTTAAGAAGTTAGCACTTGTTTATTGGCGTAGatgtaatttattattttattctcTGTTTTATTCAACTATATGATATCATACTctcataaaaaaataatatttaataattgAAATTTTACAACTGTTATGAATTATGATGATGTATCCTTGTTTTGATGTGTTTGTTTTCCAACAGGAAAAGGCATATATTACTGAAGAAAGAGGAACGAGTAGGAAtcccaattattattattattattattattattattattattattttttgttgaaCCAACAATCTAATCTACTCTTAAGCT includes these proteins:
- the LOC111878354 gene encoding transcription factor ORG2-like, coding for MQALSPLFSSNFAWPSEDLIPNHFQLDGNDLSIDVEANSYKSFLGFHTYEDIQHDFSNENSNSSGGLVNEDYANPLMVVKKLNHNASERHRRKRVNDLYAFIRSLLPISTDQKKKVSIPGTVSRALKYIPELQKEVETLIRKKEKLSSYSSSKAYLTEEGMKNKMGKDAKIETNSSFVSSVRVLGAKKAVIQLISSKDHIHKRKEIGFLSKVLKYLEEEQDGFVLLNSTTFKSLGEGMLFSTLHIQVHGDNIIDAERLKEKLCSFYQQSD